CGTGGCCTTGTTGCCCGTCACCGGGATCTTTTTGCGCCAGGGAACATACTCCTGCAGGCTGATCGTGATATCGTGGTTTCCCGGGGTCAGGTCCCGGATGACGGTCGGCGCGGTTTCGTGGGCGGCAACACCGTCAATGATGATCCGGGCATTGGGCGGGTTGGTGGAAACGTAGATGAGCCCCGTCTTGACAAAACCTGTTTGCGGCGCAAAGATGAAACCCAGCATGCGCAGGATGAGCAGGGGACAGACCACGCCGTAGACGGCCAAGAAAATGTAGAAAACGATCTTCCTTAAAAGGGGCATAATGAATATGTATTGTAGCAAAAAAATTGTTCAAAGCCAACGCCATTGATGGTAGAATAGCCAAATAATTTACCGATACCCATCATCAAAAGGAGGGGGTTGTATGGAAGAAAAGAAAGACAGCTGCTGTTCAACATCATCAGGATGCTGCGGCATCAAGAAGATCATTGTCGGTCTTTTGATCGGCGCGTTCATCTTCGCCGCGGGCATGTGGTACGCCAAATCCAGTTGTTCCATGTCAGGCAAGACATGCCCCATGGGCGGCAGCATGGCCAAATAAGGATGGAGGCATCACAGATCAGGATACTGGCGTTCGCCGGCAGCGCTCACCGGGGTTCATTGAACAAAAAAACGGTGAGCGTTGCCGTTGACGGGGCCCGCGCGGCCGGAGCGCAGGTGACAGTCATTGACCTGCGGGACTACCCGCTTCCTTTGTTTGACCAGGATGTGGAAGCCCTGGAGGGCATTCCAGACAATGCCGTCAAACTCAAAGAACTTTTTAAGTCCCACCACGGGTTTTTGATCGCCTGTCCCGAGTACAACGTTTCTGTTACGCCTCTGTTGAAGAATTTGATCGACTGGGTGTCCCGTAAAACCAAGGATGAGCCCTTGAGGGCCGCTTTTAAGGGCAAGGCCGCCGCGCTGATGGCTGCTTCGCCGGGCACTTCGGGCGGGTCAAGGGGTATGGCGCATCTGCGCGAGATCTTGGAGTATACCGGTGTCGTTGTCCTTCCCCGGCAGGTGGCCTTGCCTAAAGCCGACGAGGCCTTTGATCCCGACGGGACGCTCAAGGACCCCGGGCAGCAGGCGTCCCTGCGCCATTTGGGGGCGGAATTGGTGCAATTTTTGGCAAAGACCGTTTAAAGATCACAAGAGGGTCATTGTATGCGTGCCGGCGTTATTGATATCGGTTCTTCCTCCATCAAACTGCTCATCGGCGAAAGCCACGGGGAAGACGTCAAGGTCGTTGAGTCCCTCAAAAATTTCATCCCTTTGGGCCGTCATGCTTTTTTAAAAGGCCGCATCCCCCAGAGCATCATCAACCAGACCGCCGGGGTCCTGCAGAAGTACAATGAGACCCTGAAGGCCTATGATGTCACGGATGTGGCGGTCATCGCCACCACCGCGGTGCGCGAGGCCCGCAACCGGGACATTTTTTTAGACACGGTCCTGCGCAAAACGGGTTTCAAGATCGACGTCCTCACTCCCGGGGACGTGGTCTATTACATCGATTATTTCCTGTCGCACAAATTGAAGAAAACCTATCCCGTGCGCGAGAAAAATCTGCTGATCGCGGAATTAGGGGCGGGGAGCCTGGACATTTCCATCATGTCCAAGGGTCTGACGCTCATGAATGTCGGTTTTCCCATCGGCACTCTTCGCCTGTCGCAGTTCATGGAGAC
The sequence above is drawn from the Candidatus Omnitrophota bacterium genome and encodes:
- a CDS encoding NAD(P)H-dependent oxidoreductase, which gives rise to MEASQIRILAFAGSAHRGSLNKKTVSVAVDGARAAGAQVTVIDLRDYPLPLFDQDVEALEGIPDNAVKLKELFKSHHGFLIACPEYNVSVTPLLKNLIDWVSRKTKDEPLRAAFKGKAAALMAASPGTSGGSRGMAHLREILEYTGVVVLPRQVALPKADEAFDPDGTLKDPGQQASLRHLGAELVQFLAKTV